A window of the Deinococcus gobiensis I-0 genome harbors these coding sequences:
- the leuS gene encoding leucine--tRNA ligase, with protein sequence MTETPADITRPDIQEPRAERYNPHAFEHAWQEKWEHDGLYRFDPEAPGEKHYAMTMFPYPSGNLHIGHWYANVAPDAHARWMRMRGHNVLFPMGFDAFGLPAENAAIKNNINPAAWTYSNIAHMTGQFQRMGTMIDWSRRFATCDPEYYRWNQWFFIQFYKRGLAYKRESLVNWDPVDQTVLANEQVIDGRGDRSGALIERRLMSQWHFKITDYADELLDFTHTDMPERVRVMQTNWIGKSVGAEVTFDTPAGPETVFTTRPDTLMGATFLVLAPEHARVAALTTDEQRAEVEAYVVAAGRRTDVERQQDSGEKTGVFTGAFATHPITGHQLPIWVADYVLATYGTGSIMAVPAHDERDFAFARRFGLDIREVIRPEGGEPMAGDAEAPYSGEGLIVNSGDFDGLAGGKASIAGIVAALEERGVAKAKTTYRLRDWLVSRQRYWGTPIPIVYCQKCGAVPVPEDQLPVELPADVEFLPTGQSPLVLNRAWVETTCPECGGPAERDTDTMDTFVDSSWYMYRYLSPHDDQHPFDPAQARLLPVDLYTGGIEHAILHLLYSRFWTKVMRDLGLTTQHEPFAHLRNQGIILGEDNEKMSKSRGNVVDPDDLVREYGVDTVRTYLMFIAPWELGGPWDPQGINGPVKWLGRVWALYFDEKASGPQENVSEADLRYAVHSALKKVGGDFARMSFNTIVAALMELTNTLVKAKRSPVFGTPVWDEALHIFNLMLAPLVPHIAEQIWTERGGVGSVHVQPWPQVDEAAATRDTVTIGVQVSGKVRGEVSISKTAPQDEALAAARAVPEVARYLEGKAVVKEIYVPGRIINIVTSK encoded by the coding sequence ATGACCGAGACCCCTGCCGACATCACCCGTCCCGACATCCAGGAGCCGCGCGCCGAGCGCTACAACCCCCACGCCTTCGAGCACGCGTGGCAGGAGAAGTGGGAGCACGACGGCCTGTACCGCTTCGACCCCGAGGCCCCCGGCGAGAAGCACTACGCCATGACCATGTTCCCGTACCCGAGCGGCAACCTGCACATCGGGCACTGGTACGCCAACGTGGCCCCCGACGCGCACGCCCGCTGGATGCGGATGCGCGGCCACAACGTGCTGTTCCCGATGGGCTTCGACGCCTTCGGGCTGCCGGCCGAGAACGCGGCCATCAAGAACAACATCAACCCGGCCGCGTGGACCTACAGCAACATCGCGCACATGACCGGGCAGTTCCAGCGCATGGGCACCATGATCGACTGGAGCCGCCGCTTCGCCACCTGCGACCCCGAGTACTACCGCTGGAACCAGTGGTTCTTCATCCAGTTCTACAAGCGCGGGCTGGCCTACAAGCGCGAGTCGCTGGTGAACTGGGACCCGGTCGACCAGACCGTGCTGGCCAATGAGCAGGTCATCGACGGGCGCGGCGACCGCTCGGGCGCGCTGATCGAGCGCCGGCTGATGAGCCAGTGGCACTTCAAGATCACCGACTACGCCGACGAGCTGCTGGATTTCACGCACACCGACATGCCCGAGCGCGTGCGCGTCATGCAGACGAACTGGATCGGTAAGTCGGTCGGCGCGGAAGTGACCTTCGACACGCCCGCCGGCCCCGAGACGGTCTTCACGACCCGCCCCGACACCCTGATGGGCGCGACCTTCCTGGTGCTGGCCCCCGAGCATGCCAGGGTCGCGGCCCTGACCACCGACGAGCAGCGCGCCGAGGTCGAGGCCTACGTGGTCGCCGCCGGCCGCCGCACCGACGTGGAGCGCCAGCAGGACAGCGGCGAGAAGACGGGCGTCTTTACCGGCGCCTTCGCCACGCATCCCATCACCGGGCACCAGCTGCCGATCTGGGTGGCCGACTACGTGCTGGCGACCTACGGCACCGGCTCGATCATGGCCGTGCCCGCGCACGACGAGCGCGACTTCGCCTTCGCCCGGCGCTTCGGGCTGGACATCCGCGAGGTCATCCGCCCCGAAGGCGGCGAGCCGATGGCGGGGGACGCCGAGGCCCCCTACAGCGGTGAGGGCCTGATCGTGAACAGCGGCGACTTCGACGGGCTGGCGGGCGGCAAGGCCAGCATCGCGGGCATCGTCGCGGCGCTGGAGGAACGCGGCGTGGCGAAGGCCAAGACGACCTACCGCCTGCGCGACTGGCTGGTCTCGCGTCAGCGCTACTGGGGCACGCCCATTCCCATCGTGTACTGCCAGAAGTGCGGCGCGGTGCCGGTCCCCGAGGACCAGCTGCCCGTCGAGCTGCCCGCCGATGTGGAATTCCTGCCGACCGGCCAGAGCCCGCTGGTGCTGAACCGCGCCTGGGTCGAGACGACCTGCCCCGAGTGCGGCGGCCCGGCCGAGCGCGACACCGACACGATGGACACCTTCGTGGATTCGTCGTGGTACATGTACCGTTACCTGTCGCCCCACGACGACCAGCATCCCTTCGACCCCGCGCAGGCGCGGCTGCTGCCGGTGGACCTGTACACGGGCGGCATCGAGCACGCCATCTTGCACCTGCTGTACTCGCGCTTCTGGACGAAGGTCATGCGCGACCTGGGCCTGACCACCCAGCACGAACCCTTCGCGCACCTGCGCAATCAGGGCATCATCCTGGGCGAGGACAACGAGAAGATGTCGAAGTCGCGCGGCAACGTCGTGGACCCCGACGATCTGGTGCGCGAGTACGGCGTGGACACGGTGCGCACCTACCTGATGTTCATTGCCCCCTGGGAACTGGGCGGCCCCTGGGACCCGCAGGGCATCAACGGGCCGGTCAAGTGGCTGGGGCGCGTGTGGGCGCTGTACTTCGACGAGAAGGCCTCGGGGCCGCAGGAGAACGTGAGTGAGGCTGACCTGCGCTACGCGGTGCATTCGGCGCTGAAGAAGGTAGGCGGCGACTTCGCGCGCATGAGCTTCAACACCATCGTGGCCGCGCTGATGGAACTGACGAACACGCTGGTCAAGGCCAAGCGGTCGCCGGTCTTCGGGACGCCCGTCTGGGACGAGGCGCTGCACATCTTCAACCTGATGCTGGCGCCACTGGTGCCCCATATCGCCGAGCAGATCTGGACCGAGCGCGGCGGGGTGGGCAGCGTGCACGTGCAGCCCTGGCCCCAGGTGGACGAGGCGGCGGCGACCCGCGACACCGTGACCATTGGTGTGCAGGTCAGCGGTAAGGTGCGCGGCGAAGTGAGCATCTCCAAGACGGCACCCCAGGACGAGGCCCTGGCCGCCGCCCGAGCCGTGCCGGAGGTCGCCCGTTACCTGGAGGGCAAGGCTGTGGTCAAGGAGATCTATGTGCCTGGCCGGATCATCAATATCGTCACCTCCAAGTAA